From Malassezia restricta chromosome VIII, complete sequence, the proteins below share one genomic window:
- a CDS encoding MFS transporter, DHA1 family, multidrug resistance protein, which translates to MILRFISGFLGSPVLATGGATMADLWNLDGGLMNGIAFWSYAACAGPGMGPLLSGFAVQEKGWRWIIWPLLCGTGLTWLIIFFFLPETYGDAILARRAIELRRMSGNKHIRSHGEEKDAQVSLSQLAIITLYRPLRMTFTEPVLFFSDLYIAYVYGIIYCFFEAFPLTFQGRHHFSLGESSSAYITGWVVCAVALVLYCWYNLKLVLPWFRSGKWKPEYRMQACFVGGILLPITLFWFGWTSFESVPPYSALAAYGVFQCAVFLLFQGFLGYLGEVYPFYTASAFASNGLFRALAGGAFPLFSTQMFNRLTIQGGCSLLAGLAILLIPVTLTFYLYGHRLREKSKMAGMVGAKKEPDESISV; encoded by the exons ATGATCCTAAGATTCATTTCTGGATTTCTAGGAAGCCCTGTTCTTGCGACTGGAGGAGCCACCATGGCAGACCTGTGGAACCTAGACGGTGGCTTGATGAACGGCATTGCATTCTGGTCGtacgctgcgtgtgctggacCAGGCATGGGCCCATTGCTCTCGGGCTTCGCGGTGCAAGAGAAAGGCTGGCGCTGGATCATCTGGCCACTATTATGCGGGACAGGGCTTACCTGGCTTATTATCTTTTTCTTTTTGCCTGAGACCTATGGTGATGCCATTCTGGCGCGTCGAGCCATTGAGTTACGGCGCATGTCGGGGAATAAGCATATTCGCTCTCATGGAGAAGAGAAAGATGCTCAGGTTTCGCTGAGTCAACTTGCGATCATCACCTTGTACCGCCCTCTTCGAATGACCTTTACGGAGCCTGTGCTATTCTTTAGCGACTTGTACATCGCGTATGTCTACGGAATTATCTACTGCTT CTTCGAAGCATTTCCATTG ACATTCCAAGGTCGCCATCACTTTTCGCTAGGAGAGTCAAGCAGTGCTTATATCACTGGTTGGGTTGTGTGTGCTGTTGCTCTAGTGCTGTACTGCTGGTACAATTTGAAGCTTGTATTGCCTTGGTTCCGTTCAGGAAAGTGGAAGCCGGAATATAGAATGCAAGCATGCTTTGTCGGCGGGATTTTGCTACCTATTACTTTGTTTTGG TTTGGATGGACTTCTTTCGAAAGCGTGCCTCCTTACTCCGCATTGGCTGCATATGGTGTTTTCCAGTGTGCCGTGTTTTTGTTGTTTCAAGGATTCTTAGGTTATCTTGGAGAGGTGTACCCTTTCTATACTGCGTCCGCTTTTGCAAGCAATGGTCTGTTCCGTGCATTGGCTGGCGGCGCATTCCCGTTGTTTTCAACACAAATGTTTAACCGACTAACGATTCAAGGCGGTTGCAGTCTTCTTGCAGGATTGGCCATTCTTTTGATACCTGTGACACTTACGTTTTACCTCTACGGTCACAGGCTGCGCGAAAAATCGAAAATGGCTGGTATGGTGGGCGCCAAGAAAGAGCCAGATGAGAGCATAAGTGTCTGA